The Flaviramulus sp. BrNp1-15 genome includes the window TGAATTTGTTTTCCAAAAAACTTTTCTAAATCTTTTCTAGCTTCTACACCCACACGCTTTAAAGCGCTTCCTTTATGACCAATTATAATTCCTTTTTGAGTCTCGCGCTCAACCATAATAACTGAGCGAATTCTAATAATATTTTCTTCTTCAAAAAACTCTTCGGTATCTACCTCAACAGCATAAGGTATTTCTTTTTTATAATGAAGAAGTATTTTTTCTCTAATGGTTTCGTTTATAAAAAAACGCTCTGGTTTATCTGTTAATTGATCTTTTGGATAAAATGGTGGCGATTCTGGAAGTAATTCAATAATTCTATTAAAAACTTCTTTTACCTGAAAACCTTCTAAGGCTGAAATAGGGATAATTTCTGCATTAGGCAATTTTTGTGCCCATAATTGTACTTGGTTTTCCAGTTGCTCTTGGTCTGATTTATCAATCTTATTTAATAATAATAGAACAGGTATTTTAGAATTGGTTATTTTTTTAAAAAAAGCTTCGTCTTTTAATTCCTGTTCACCAATTTCAACCATGTAAATTAATACATCGGCATCCTCAAAAGCAGATTTAACAAACCCCATCATAGATTCCTGAAGCTCGTAAGCTGGTTTTATTATTCCTGGTGTATCACTAAAAACAACTTGAAAGTCATCTCCGTTTACGATACCTAAAATTCTATGTCTTGTAGTTTGCGCCTTTGAAGTAATAATTGATAATTTCTCACCAACGAAAGCATTCATTAATGTAGATTTACCAACATTAGGGTTCCCTATGATATTTACAAAACCTGCTTTATGTTTCATTTGATTAAATTTAATATATGCAAAGTTACAACCTTAACCGTTTAATATCATTATAAAATCTTTTAAACAAAAAAAACAGGAAGCTAAGCCTCCTGTTTTTTTATTGTGATAAGTAGTTTTAAATTACTTAACTATTTCTAATAATTCTACATCAAAAATTAATGCTGAATTTGGTTTAATTGCCCCTCCTGGTCTTGGATTAGCACCATAACCTATATCGCTAGGAATGAATAATTTATATTTAGACCCTACAGGCATTAACAATAAACCTTCGGTAAATCCTTTAATAAATTGATTAGCTCCTAATGTTATTGGCTCTCCTTTATCAACTGAACTATCAAATACAGTTCCATCAATTAAAGTACCATGATAATGTAATTTTACTTTATCTGTTGCAGCTGGCTTTGGTCCAGTTCCTTCTTTTAAAACAATGTATTGTAAACCGCTTTCTGTTGTTACAACACCATCTTTAGATTTATTTTCAGCTAAAAACTTATCTCCTTCTTCTTTATTTACTTTAGCTTCTTCTTGTCTTTTAGCCATTTCTTCCTGTTGCTTTTTTTGGAAGTAAGCTCTAACAAGTTGTTGTGCTTTTGTCTCTTCAATCATAATATCAGTAGAATCAGAAGCATTAAGAAAGCCTTGAATAAATAAATCGTTATCAAATTCGTCATCAAAACTCTTTTTTACATTTTTAGCTACATCCATTCCAATCGCGTAACTAACAGAATCTAACTCTGTTTTTAATGGTTTTTTTGAAACACCATTTTTATTACAAGACACTACCAATAAAACTAGTGTTATCAGACTTAAAAATTTCATTATTTTCATTTGATTTTATTTATTAATTTTTACGTTTTGCCAAAAGTAGCAAATTTATATTCAGCAAAAAAAGAAAAGCCTTCCAGAATATCCAGAAGACTTATTTTTGAGCTAGTCACTCACTAATTTTACTTTACTAATATTTTGTACTCCCAAGGGTTTATTTCCATGTCATCTCCTTTAAATTCTACTTGAGTATTTGTCATATAATCTAAAAAATTCCCTTTTGGAACATTTATTTTATTTCCTTCATTTGAAAAATTACCAATAAAAAGTATCATATTATTTCCCTTTCTTCTTTCTAAAACTAAAGCATTGTTTTCAGAGTTTAATATTTTATAAGACGCAGGATTTTTACCTCCGTTTAGTGCAGGGTTAGAATTTTTAAGTTGACCTAGTTTTTTTAGAAGGTCAAAGTATTTTCCTTTTGTTTTAGGTATAGAGTCCTTCTCAAAAAACTTTAGTCTATGACTCATATCGTATTCCTGACCAGAATAAACTAAAGGCATCCCAGGCATTACATAAGTTAATGCTGTAAAGATTTCTTTATTATTAGGCATACGCTCTTTTAGCGTACCATTCCAAGAATTTTCATCATGATTAGTAACAAAGTTCATGTTAATATCATCATCTTGAAGTGTAGAATCAATTTTAGTCATGTAGTCTTCAAAATCCTTTACAGTTTTTTCTCCTTTAGCAATATGATTAAGGATATGATGAGCTTCCCAACCGTATTGCATATCAAAAGCATTAACAAGTAAGTCTGGTTGTTCTGCTTCAGCAAGCATAAAAACGGGCTTTATTGTTTTTAATTCTTTAGTTACTCTTTCGAAGAAATCAACAGGTACTTTGTGAGCTACATCCATTCTATAACCATCAATATCAGCTTCGTTTAACCAATATTTTAAGTCTGAAATCATTTCATTTCTCATATCTTGGTTGTCGTAATTCAAATCGGCAACATCTGTCCAACCCCAAGATTCTCCTGTATCAGGATTTAAAGGATCAATAATTTCTCCTTTTTCATTTTGTGTATACCATTCTGGGTGTTCTGTAATCCATGGATGATCCCAACCAGTGTGATTTGGAACCCAGTCAATAATTACATAAATACCATTCTTGTGAGCTGTTTTTACAAGATTTTTAAAATCTTCCATAGTCCCAAATTCCGGATTTACGGCCTTATAATCTGAAACTGAATAATAGCTTCCCAGATATTTTTTACGTTCTTCTTCATCTTCAATATCACTTGTAAAAGACCCATCGGTAGCTTTTCTTTTAACTTCTGAAATAGGGTTGATTGGCATAATCCAAATAACTTTAACACCCAATTCCTTTAAAACAGGAATGTCTTTTGCAAAAGCATTAAAGGTTCCTTCAGGCGAATACTGCCTAATATTAGCTTCATAAATTACGGCACTTTCCATCATTTCTGTCGAAACAGGAGCTATGTCATCAGTGGTTTCAGCAACAGTTTTATCAGTTTTTTGCTCTTGTTTACAAGAAGCAAATACTGTTGCCAATAATAAAATTAGAATTAGTTTTTTCATTTCTACTATATATTTAGATTAATTTAGTTTTTAAATAACCAGAGTACAGCTTCTTCAAAATTAGTTCTCCAAAGTTCTTCATTGTGTTTTCCATTTGGAACAACTTTAGATTCAATGTTTTTTGTTGGGAAGCCTTCTTTTTTTATTACATCAATAATATTGCACATGCCTTTAACGGTTTCGTTTATTTCCTGAAAACCAGTGTTATTTCCTTCTTTTCCACCTGCTAAAAAGTAAATTTTTGAGTTTTTAATGTTTCCATGTTCTTTTGAAAAGGTGTTGATTTCTGGTGAAAACCAAAACGCAGGTGAAAAGACTCCAATTTTACCAAAAACATCCGGATATTTTAATCCTGCATAATACGATATTAAACCACCCATAGAACTTCCTATTATTGCTGTATTGCTTTTATTGCCTAATGTTTTATAGTTTGCATCTATATAAGGTTTAAGAGTATTAACTACAAACTCAAGATAAGCGTCGCCTTCACCACCGCCGTATTTGTTGTTTTTCCAAGGAGAATATTCGTCTAATCTTTTGTTTTGCCCATTATCGATACCAACAACTATGAAGCTGAAATTTAATTTTTCATAAATTTTATTTAAAGTTTCGTCTACTTCCCACTCTCCAGAAAAAGAAGCACTACTGTCAAAAATATTTTGTCCATCATGCATATATATTACTGGAAAAGATTGATTTGTTTGATTGTAATTTGGAGGCAAATACATCCAAATTCTACGTGTTCTTTTTAATTGTGGAATATCAAAATTATTAGATAAAATAAAAACGTTATTTGTTGTAGTTGATTTTTTTATAGTATTATTTTTATTCCAATTTAAAACTTCTACAAAAACAGTATCATTTTCTTTTGAAAAGGTATAGCTACGGTTTTTAATATCATCACCTTGTTTATCCGTTTCAACATTGTTCCAAGCCCCTTGAGTAAATTTAAAGTTTATTGAACCGTTTTGTTGAGGCAGAGTAATAAAATAGGTTTTGTTTGTTTTAGATAGCTTATATTTTTCCTGACCACCAGACCAGTTTTCAAAGTCTCCGGAAATATAAATCGAAGCATTCTCAGGAGTGTTTTTAGATAATTTATTAATTATAAAAGTAACCTGAGCAAAAGTTGACTGAAAGGCAAAAAAGATTAATATGTAAACCGATTGTTTCATTTTTTAGTTGACAATAGCAACACTCCTTTTTCTTTTAATTCAATAGTATCATTCCAAATAAAATCTTCGTCAGTTACAATGTTTTTCAAAGTTTTACCTTTTAAACCTATTTCTTCATAGCGTTTTAAATCTAATGTAATTGGGTTTTCATTTTTATTTAAAATTAAAAGAACAACTTCATCTTCTATCATTCTAAAAAGAAAATAAGTACCCATAAATGGTGCAAAATGAACCGTTTTTCCTTTGTGTATGGCTTTACTGGATTTTCTGTAATTCAATACTTTTTTAAGGAATGATTGCATGTCTTTTTGCGCATCAGTTAAACCTTCTCCTGTAAAAGCGTTAACTGTGTCTCCTTGCCAGCCTCCTGGAAAATCTCCGCGAAGCAATCCATGGTCTCCAGGTTTTTCAAAGTCGTTCATTAAAATTTCTGTTCCGTAATAAATTTGAGCAGTACGTGGCATAGTTAATACCGTAGCCAAAGCCATTTTTGTGTTAGGGATATCTCCATTTAATTGTGTGAAAATACGGCTCATATCGTGGTTGTCTGGAAACACCAAAATATCTTCTGGTTTTGTATAGGCGAAGTCTACTGCTAATCCTTCATAAATTTTAACAAACCCATTGTTCCAAGATTCTTCTTCATTTAATGCTTGAACAATGTTAGTTTGCATTGCAAAATCCATTGTCGATCTTAAATTAGAATCGTAACCATCTTTGTTTTGATGACCTTCTTGCCAATAGGCAATTAATAAAGGATTCGTACTCCATTCTTCTCCAACAATATTAAAGTTTGGATATTCAGTCATTATGGCACCCGCCCAATCACTCATAAAATCTTTATCTGGATAAGGATAGGTGTCTTGACGAATACCTCCCAAACCAGCTATTTCTACCCACCAAATACTGTTTTGAATAATATATTTAGCCATAAACGGGTTACGTTGGTTTAAGTCTGGCATCGACCGAACAAACCAGCCTTGATTCATTTCATCTTTATCCCTTTGAGAAGCATACATATCTTGATTTGTTGTGCGACGATGATTAGAATTATTTAATGGTGTATTAGTTTCAAATGCTTTTTGCTGGTTTACCCAATCTTTAAAAGGTAAATCTTTCATCCACCAATGCTCACTTCCACAATGATTTGCCACTTGATCCATGACTAATTTTATACCTTTTTCTCTTGCTTTATCTGCTAACTCAACATATTCTTCTAAAGTACCAAAGCGCGCATCTATTTGGTAAAAATCTGTCATTGCATAACCGTGATATGATGATTTGGGCATATCATTAGTCAACAACGGACAAGGCCAAATTGCTGTAAAGCCCATATCGCTTATATAATCTAAATGATTTGTAATGCCTTTAATATCGCCACCATGTCTTCCATAATCTTGGGTTCTATCAACCGTTTTTTCTAACAGGTTTGTATTAACATCATTATCTGGGTTTGCATTCGCAAAACGATCTGGTGTTATTAAGTACATAACATCACTACTATCAAAACCAACGTATTCTTCAGCTGGTTTTTTTCTTGATTTAAGCTCGTAAGTATGAACTAAATCATCTTTGTTTTCTTGCTTAAAAATGATATTGAATTTACCTGCTTTTGCTGTTTCAGAAATCTTTAAATCGATAAACAAATAATTAGGACTATCTGCTTTATGCACTTTTTCTATTGTTACACCTTTGTGTGAAATACTAGGGTTTGTTTCAGAAATATTAGGATGTCTTACTAAAAGTTGTAATTCAGGATTATTAAAATCTACCCACCAATTTAATGGTTCTACCCGCTCAATATCATAGCTTTCAACCACCGTAGATTCAATTTCTACAGTTTCATTATCTTGTTTTTTACACGATGTAAGTACGATAGCGCACAAAAACAGTATGTAAACGAATGGATTGCTTTTTTGTTTTTTAAACTGAAAGGCCATAAATCTTATATTTTAATCAATTTCTTTAATGCTTATAGCAAATCCACCACCAGGAACAGACAATTGTGATAGTTTTGACTTACTAGTCATTTTTTTGTTTTTAATAGTATAAGCTTGCGGATTGGTTTTGTAATGAGCATCCTTTGCATCAGCATAAATAGTAGCCTCATATTTTTTACCTTTTTCAAGAAAATCTAACTTTATATTTGAGGTTCTTGCTTCATTTCCATTCACATTACCAACAAACCAATTATTAGTTCCTTTTTCTTTTCGAGCTACTGTGATGTAATGTCCTGGTTCTGCTTCTAAATAAATGCTTTCATCCCAATCTATTGCTACATCTTTTATAAACTTAAAAGCATCCATAAATTGCTCGTAATGTTCTGGTAAATCGGCAGCCATTTGTAATGGACTATACATGGTTACATACAATGCCAACTGATTTGCCAACGTGCTATTTACATGTGAATTGTTATTAGGGTTGAGTTTACTAATATCCATTTCAAAAATACCAGGTGT containing:
- a CDS encoding alpha-amylase family glycosyl hydrolase, with protein sequence MKKLILILLLATVFASCKQEQKTDKTVAETTDDIAPVSTEMMESAVIYEANIRQYSPEGTFNAFAKDIPVLKELGVKVIWIMPINPISEVKRKATDGSFTSDIEDEEERKKYLGSYYSVSDYKAVNPEFGTMEDFKNLVKTAHKNGIYVIIDWVPNHTGWDHPWITEHPEWYTQNEKGEIIDPLNPDTGESWGWTDVADLNYDNQDMRNEMISDLKYWLNEADIDGYRMDVAHKVPVDFFERVTKELKTIKPVFMLAEAEQPDLLVNAFDMQYGWEAHHILNHIAKGEKTVKDFEDYMTKIDSTLQDDDINMNFVTNHDENSWNGTLKERMPNNKEIFTALTYVMPGMPLVYSGQEYDMSHRLKFFEKDSIPKTKGKYFDLLKKLGQLKNSNPALNGGKNPASYKILNSENNALVLERRKGNNMILFIGNFSNEGNKINVPKGNFLDYMTNTQVEFKGDDMEINPWEYKILVK
- the era gene encoding GTPase Era, with translation MKHKAGFVNIIGNPNVGKSTLMNAFVGEKLSIITSKAQTTRHRILGIVNGDDFQVVFSDTPGIIKPAYELQESMMGFVKSAFEDADVLIYMVEIGEQELKDEAFFKKITNSKIPVLLLLNKIDKSDQEQLENQVQLWAQKLPNAEIIPISALEGFQVKEVFNRIIELLPESPPFYPKDQLTDKPERFFINETIREKILLHYKKEIPYAVEVDTEEFFEEENIIRIRSVIMVERETQKGIIIGHKGSALKRVGVEARKDLEKFFGKQIHLELYVKVNKNWRSNQNQLKRFGYNN
- a CDS encoding alpha/beta hydrolase-fold protein — translated: MKQSVYILIFFAFQSTFAQVTFIINKLSKNTPENASIYISGDFENWSGGQEKYKLSKTNKTYFITLPQQNGSINFKFTQGAWNNVETDKQGDDIKNRSYTFSKENDTVFVEVLNWNKNNTIKKSTTTNNVFILSNNFDIPQLKRTRRIWMYLPPNYNQTNQSFPVIYMHDGQNIFDSSASFSGEWEVDETLNKIYEKLNFSFIVVGIDNGQNKRLDEYSPWKNNKYGGGEGDAYLEFVVNTLKPYIDANYKTLGNKSNTAIIGSSMGGLISYYAGLKYPDVFGKIGVFSPAFWFSPEINTFSKEHGNIKNSKIYFLAGGKEGNNTGFQEINETVKGMCNIIDVIKKEGFPTKNIESKVVPNGKHNEELWRTNFEEAVLWLFKN
- a CDS encoding glycoside hydrolase family 13 protein, with protein sequence MAFQFKKQKSNPFVYILFLCAIVLTSCKKQDNETVEIESTVVESYDIERVEPLNWWVDFNNPELQLLVRHPNISETNPSISHKGVTIEKVHKADSPNYLFIDLKISETAKAGKFNIIFKQENKDDLVHTYELKSRKKPAEEYVGFDSSDVMYLITPDRFANANPDNDVNTNLLEKTVDRTQDYGRHGGDIKGITNHLDYISDMGFTAIWPCPLLTNDMPKSSYHGYAMTDFYQIDARFGTLEEYVELADKAREKGIKLVMDQVANHCGSEHWWMKDLPFKDWVNQQKAFETNTPLNNSNHRRTTNQDMYASQRDKDEMNQGWFVRSMPDLNQRNPFMAKYIIQNSIWWVEIAGLGGIRQDTYPYPDKDFMSDWAGAIMTEYPNFNIVGEEWSTNPLLIAYWQEGHQNKDGYDSNLRSTMDFAMQTNIVQALNEEESWNNGFVKIYEGLAVDFAYTKPEDILVFPDNHDMSRIFTQLNGDIPNTKMALATVLTMPRTAQIYYGTEILMNDFEKPGDHGLLRGDFPGGWQGDTVNAFTGEGLTDAQKDMQSFLKKVLNYRKSSKAIHKGKTVHFAPFMGTYFLFRMIEDEVVLLILNKNENPITLDLKRYEEIGLKGKTLKNIVTDEDFIWNDTIELKEKGVLLLSTKK
- a CDS encoding FKBP-type peptidyl-prolyl cis-trans isomerase, translated to MKFLSLITLVLLVVSCNKNGVSKKPLKTELDSVSYAIGMDVAKNVKKSFDDEFDNDLFIQGFLNASDSTDIMIEETKAQQLVRAYFQKKQQEEMAKRQEEAKVNKEEGDKFLAENKSKDGVVTTESGLQYIVLKEGTGPKPAATDKVKLHYHGTLIDGTVFDSSVDKGEPITLGANQFIKGFTEGLLLMPVGSKYKLFIPSDIGYGANPRPGGAIKPNSALIFDVELLEIVK